From a single Lacerta agilis isolate rLacAgi1 chromosome 3, rLacAgi1.pri, whole genome shotgun sequence genomic region:
- the LOC117043500 gene encoding dynein light chain roadblock-type 2-like has protein sequence MAEAEGTLKRIQSHKGVIGTIVINEEHIPIRTTLDNSTPVQYTGLLHQLMIKAKSTVRNIDPQTDLTFLGIRSKNHGMMVAPDKEYLLIVIQNPCE, from the coding sequence ATGGCAGAGGCAGAAGGAACTTTAAAGAGGATCCAGTCACATAAAGGAGTTATTGGAACTATTGTCATAAATGAAGAACACATCCCAATCAGAACCACTCTTGACAACTCAACTCCAGTGCAATACACTGGTCTCCTTCATCAGCTCATGATAAAAGCAAAAAGCACAGTGAGAAATATCGATCCCCAGACTGATCTAACCTTTCTCGGGATTAGATCAAAGAACCATGGAATGATGGTTGCCCCAGATAAGGAATATCTTCTGATTGTTATCCAAAATCCTTGTGAATAG